One segment of Pyxidicoccus xibeiensis DNA contains the following:
- a CDS encoding response regulator, translating to MPEKPTVLLVEDDFDIADSLLDVLDDAGFRPVWCPEGAKALDYLSTHAAPAVILLDLMMPGMDGFQFRRRQVSQQQLSDIPVVVMTASRDQERLQELSPAGWISKPFHLDELFRTLERFR from the coding sequence ATGCCCGAGAAGCCCACCGTCCTCCTGGTCGAAGATGACTTCGACATCGCCGACTCGCTGCTGGACGTGCTGGATGACGCGGGCTTCCGCCCCGTCTGGTGCCCCGAGGGTGCGAAGGCGCTCGACTACCTGTCCACGCATGCCGCGCCGGCCGTCATCCTGCTCGACTTGATGATGCCGGGGATGGATGGCTTCCAGTTCCGCCGGCGGCAGGTGAGCCAGCAGCAGCTGTCCGACATTCCCGTGGTGGTGATGACCGCGAGCCGGGACCAGGAGCGCCTCCAGGAGCTGTCACCCGCGGGGTGGATTTCGAAGCCCTTCCACCTGGACGAGCTGTTCCGGACGCTGGAGCGCTTCCGCTAA
- a CDS encoding GH3 family domain-containing protein: MLGGLRAALAPSALRFHRALHVPEAAQAECLSRVLQAVSGSQQAARLPGFDRIRTPRHFQDAVPLASPDAVAPDVERIAAGAPRVLTHEPVLRFEPSGGSSGASKLVPMTQGLLSEFQAALSPMLFELLHRRPALRTGPSYWSISPMGAKQGRTSGGLPVGSMEDSAYFSRALRPLLARVFAVPGIVGALPDVESCRYVTLWHLVAREDLTLISVWNPSFLTLLMDALVRHGERLAEDLERGTCRPPGDDGAAVRAVLARLRFPAQPARAAVLRSSLHHGLQARELWPRLSLLSMWTDAQAAHAVPAACRRFTGVEVQGKGLLATEGVVTLPLFDTPAPVLALRSHFFEFQDPERPDARPRLAHELERGRTYTVLLSTSGGLLRYRLGDLVRVEGFLRATPCLRFLGRADAVCDLVGEKLSATRVGTVLDATLPALFGGARPGFAMLAPEWPTAPEPPAYRLFLETPAPDTKLTEAAAAVERALCEGHHYRYARELGQLGPVLAVRVAEGARRYEARCIALGQRAGDIKPMDLHRQPGWSAHFSGASA, from the coding sequence ATGCTCGGAGGGCTGCGCGCCGCGCTGGCCCCGTCCGCGCTGCGCTTCCATCGCGCGCTCCACGTCCCGGAGGCGGCACAGGCGGAATGCCTGTCCCGGGTGCTCCAAGCTGTCTCGGGCAGCCAGCAGGCCGCGCGCCTTCCGGGCTTCGACCGCATCCGGACTCCGCGCCACTTCCAGGATGCAGTGCCACTGGCCTCCCCGGATGCCGTCGCGCCGGACGTGGAGCGAATCGCGGCCGGCGCGCCCCGCGTGCTCACCCACGAGCCGGTACTCCGCTTCGAGCCGTCCGGAGGCTCCTCGGGCGCGAGCAAGCTGGTGCCGATGACGCAGGGCCTGCTCTCCGAGTTCCAGGCCGCCCTCTCCCCCATGCTCTTCGAGCTGCTCCACCGCAGGCCCGCGCTGCGCACCGGCCCGAGCTACTGGTCCATCTCCCCCATGGGCGCGAAGCAGGGACGGACCTCCGGAGGACTCCCCGTTGGCAGCATGGAGGACAGCGCCTACTTCTCTCGTGCGCTGCGGCCGCTGCTCGCGCGGGTCTTCGCCGTGCCCGGCATCGTGGGTGCCCTGCCGGACGTGGAGTCCTGCCGCTACGTGACGCTGTGGCACCTCGTCGCGCGCGAGGACCTGACGCTCATCAGCGTGTGGAACCCCAGCTTCCTCACCCTGCTCATGGACGCGCTGGTGCGGCACGGCGAGCGACTGGCGGAGGACCTGGAGCGCGGCACCTGCCGACCGCCAGGAGATGACGGAGCCGCGGTGCGCGCCGTCCTCGCCCGCCTGCGCTTCCCCGCGCAGCCCGCGCGCGCCGCCGTGCTCCGCTCCTCCCTGCACCACGGCCTCCAGGCCCGCGAGCTGTGGCCCCGGCTCTCCCTGCTCAGCATGTGGACGGACGCGCAGGCCGCGCACGCGGTGCCCGCCGCGTGCCGCCGCTTCACGGGCGTGGAGGTGCAGGGCAAGGGGCTGCTCGCCACGGAGGGTGTCGTCACGCTGCCCCTCTTCGACACGCCCGCGCCCGTGCTCGCCCTCCGCAGCCACTTCTTCGAGTTCCAGGACCCGGAGCGCCCCGACGCCCGCCCCCGCCTCGCACACGAGCTGGAGCGGGGCCGCACGTACACCGTGCTCCTCTCCACCTCTGGAGGCCTGCTGCGCTACCGCCTGGGAGACCTGGTGCGCGTGGAGGGCTTCCTGCGCGCCACGCCGTGCCTGCGCTTCCTCGGCCGCGCGGACGCCGTCTGCGACCTCGTGGGAGAGAAGCTCTCCGCCACACGCGTGGGCACCGTGCTGGACGCCACGCTGCCGGCCCTCTTCGGCGGCGCACGCCCGGGCTTCGCCATGCTCGCCCCCGAGTGGCCCACCGCCCCGGAGCCCCCCGCCTACCGCCTCTTCCTCGAGACGCCCGCCCCGGACACGAAGCTCACCGAGGCCGCCGCCGCCGTGGAGCGCGCCCTGTGCGAGGGGCACCACTACCGCTATGCGCGCGAGCTGGGGCAGCTCGGCCCGGTGCTCGCCGTGCGCGTCGCGGAAGGGGCGCGTCGCTACGAGGCCCGCTGCATCGCGCTCGGCCAGCGTGCCGGCGACATCAAGCCCATGGACCTGCACCGCCAGCCCGGCTGGTCCGCCCACTTCTCCGGAGCGTCCGCATGA
- a CDS encoding ATP-binding protein, which translates to MMAPSTPYTVTDMPSSSPSPAHAEARYHVGRELLAQPARDAHVVQLYEDESFLFDVLEQYLAGGLRAGEPSVIIASEAHRQALRQRLAAAGVDVEAACATGQLTLLDARQTLSRFMVDGRPDWERFKDVVGGVLERSRAAGNGARVRAYGEMVDLLWQDGLPDAAAELEELWNDLARLHAFSLLCTYALGTFGEAGHERPFRDVCRAHTHVIPAESYSQLEDPDCRLREVTLLQQRAQALENEIERRRKVEQELLQALRTRDEFLCAAGHELKTPLTALQLQLQSLPAVALPTAGDGGKRLRERLDKAIRHTERLTTLVEGLVDVSRVSGGALRLERAEVDLARLVRDSVARAMDEATRSECQVRVVADGPVRGSWDRQRLSQVLHHLLTNAFKYGRGKPVDVHVEAAAGLARLVVKDQGIGIATEHHERIFDRFERAASSNHFGGLGLGLWMARSIIESHGGSIRVGSEPECGAVFVVELPYHPD; encoded by the coding sequence ATGATGGCCCCCTCCACGCCGTACACCGTGACGGACATGCCCTCATCCAGCCCCTCTCCCGCCCACGCTGAAGCGCGCTACCACGTTGGAAGGGAGCTGCTCGCCCAGCCGGCCAGGGACGCGCATGTCGTCCAGCTCTACGAGGACGAGTCGTTCCTCTTCGACGTCCTCGAGCAGTACCTGGCGGGAGGCCTGCGGGCCGGTGAGCCCTCGGTCATCATCGCGTCCGAGGCCCACCGGCAGGCCCTGCGCCAGCGGCTCGCGGCGGCGGGGGTGGACGTGGAGGCCGCCTGTGCCACCGGGCAGCTCACCCTGCTCGACGCGCGGCAGACGCTGTCGCGGTTCATGGTGGATGGAAGGCCGGACTGGGAGCGCTTCAAGGACGTCGTCGGTGGCGTGCTCGAGCGGAGCCGGGCCGCGGGCAACGGAGCCCGGGTGCGCGCCTACGGGGAGATGGTGGACCTCTTGTGGCAGGACGGGCTGCCCGACGCGGCCGCGGAGCTCGAGGAGCTGTGGAACGACCTCGCCCGGTTGCACGCCTTCTCGCTGCTGTGCACCTATGCCCTCGGCACCTTCGGCGAGGCCGGTCACGAGCGGCCGTTTCGCGACGTCTGCCGGGCGCACACCCACGTCATCCCCGCGGAGAGCTACTCCCAGCTCGAGGACCCGGACTGCCGCCTGCGGGAAGTCACCCTCCTCCAGCAGCGGGCCCAGGCGCTGGAGAATGAAATCGAGCGGCGGCGGAAGGTGGAGCAGGAGCTGCTGCAGGCCCTGCGCACGCGGGACGAGTTCCTCTGCGCTGCCGGCCACGAGCTGAAGACGCCCCTGACGGCCCTCCAGCTCCAGCTCCAGTCGCTCCCCGCGGTGGCCCTGCCCACTGCCGGCGACGGCGGAAAGCGCCTGCGCGAGCGCCTGGACAAGGCCATCCGCCACACGGAGCGGCTCACCACGCTGGTGGAGGGGCTGGTGGACGTGTCCCGCGTCAGCGGCGGCGCGCTCCGGCTGGAGCGGGCGGAGGTGGACCTGGCGCGGCTGGTGCGCGACAGCGTCGCCAGGGCCATGGACGAGGCGACGCGGTCCGAGTGCCAGGTCCGCGTGGTGGCGGACGGGCCCGTGCGCGGGAGCTGGGACCGCCAGCGCCTGTCGCAGGTGCTCCACCACCTGCTCACCAACGCCTTCAAGTACGGAAGGGGCAAGCCCGTGGACGTGCACGTGGAGGCGGCCGCCGGGCTCGCGCGGCTCGTGGTGAAGGACCAGGGCATCGGGATTGCCACCGAGCACCACGAGCGCATCTTCGACCGCTTCGAGCGCGCGGCGTCATCGAACCACTTCGGAGGCCTGGGGCTGGGACTCTGGATGGCCCGGAGCATCATCGAGTCCCATGGAGGCAGCATCCGCGTGGGCAGCGAGCCGGAGTGCGGCGCCGTCTTCGTCGTCGAGCTGCCGTACCATCCTGACTGA
- a CDS encoding FG-GAP-like repeat-containing protein — MSAGPGGNLAAQVYAPLHTTPRVERWGWTWPRWNDARLPFAGLLTLYGVLGFTFFGFNRSPWQMATIVVTGSLLDMALGWLLKREKVVPLSAYISCCSLALLLNYSHSSWLLFLPVWLAIGSKYVLTFQGRHVFNPSMFAVATSLLLTRELITAAPAYQWANGEVALSAFIVMAALVLFFFRVGRGWLVVSFLGFYALQTAARAYVMRHHLPPEVLFLGTLGAPSFFIFVFYMLTDPATSPGTRRGQVLLALAVTVVDAVLHFKESVYTFFYAALTVATLRFLFLHARAAWQRGVFEHLKGLLSPAWLKRAAVVGGLGAVMVVGYSVAAAPGARTAPLAFKLERLDAASVGLGSTMGRTLDELDPRLAHVSKWLVAVGDAVATGDYDGDGKLDLFLSHPLATPEHHAGLYRNLGDFRFERVAVPALERFATRYKEEGLAGGGTFVDWDGDGDADLAVAVAFGPVRLLRNTLRETGVAGFEDVTVAAGVADHAVSLGLTFLDYDRDGHLDLLVLNAMTTHLPDYAPPVPLNLFRLPDAEHPGDRRMFRFMHDGWHDADNGGLKALYRGRGDGTFQKQDAAALGLGDTRWSLAVSTVDMNRDGWTDLYVANDFGPDDVYLNEAGRRFRRVAGRLFGEIGKDTYKGMNASVADFDRNGWLDVYVSNVHHSLQAEGSLLWMLGPGKEPFVPTFRDEATFRGALNERRFGWGAAAGDLDNDGWPDLVQANGMVDDRLDGKEWRIPDGQRKDYWYVNHKLMQSGPEMHTYADKWGDIRGRTIYPNEARRAYLNLGDAKPGHFVDVARELGVEEPENSRGVLLADLDGDGDLDTLITNQHAPVSVYRNTLRDGATPAAHFVGLSLVGNGTGTHRSAVGTRVVVSYDEGGRRVEQVREVGLMGGFSASADPRLHFGLGRHAGPVTAQVHWYGGGVQQVTLEPDRYHELRQPADASALRGSAQP; from the coding sequence TCGCCGGGCTGCTCACGCTCTACGGCGTGCTGGGCTTCACCTTCTTCGGCTTCAACCGCAGCCCGTGGCAGATGGCCACGATTGTCGTCACCGGCAGCCTGCTGGACATGGCGCTCGGGTGGTTGCTGAAGCGCGAGAAGGTCGTCCCGCTGAGCGCGTACATCTCCTGCTGCTCGCTGGCGCTGCTGCTCAACTACTCGCACTCCAGCTGGCTGCTGTTCCTGCCGGTGTGGCTGGCCATCGGCTCCAAGTACGTGCTCACCTTCCAGGGGCGGCACGTCTTCAACCCGTCGATGTTCGCGGTGGCCACGTCGCTGCTGCTCACGCGCGAGCTCATCACCGCCGCGCCTGCGTACCAGTGGGCCAACGGTGAGGTGGCGCTGTCCGCCTTCATCGTCATGGCGGCGCTGGTGCTCTTCTTCTTCCGCGTGGGGCGGGGCTGGCTGGTGGTCAGCTTCCTGGGCTTCTACGCGCTGCAGACGGCGGCGCGCGCGTACGTCATGCGCCACCACCTGCCGCCGGAGGTGCTCTTCCTCGGCACGCTGGGCGCGCCCTCCTTCTTCATCTTCGTCTTCTACATGCTCACCGACCCGGCCACCTCGCCGGGCACTCGGCGCGGGCAGGTGCTGCTGGCCCTGGCGGTGACGGTGGTGGACGCGGTGCTGCACTTCAAGGAGAGCGTCTACACGTTCTTCTACGCGGCCCTCACCGTCGCCACCCTGCGCTTCCTCTTCCTCCATGCACGCGCGGCCTGGCAGCGCGGCGTGTTCGAGCACCTGAAGGGCCTGCTGTCTCCCGCGTGGCTGAAGCGCGCGGCCGTGGTGGGCGGGCTGGGCGCCGTCATGGTGGTGGGCTACTCGGTGGCCGCCGCGCCGGGTGCGCGCACGGCGCCGCTTGCCTTCAAACTGGAGCGGCTGGACGCGGCGTCGGTGGGGCTGGGCTCCACCATGGGGCGCACCCTGGACGAGCTGGACCCGCGATTGGCGCACGTCTCCAAGTGGCTGGTGGCGGTGGGCGACGCGGTGGCCACGGGCGACTACGACGGGGACGGGAAGCTGGACCTGTTCCTCTCGCACCCGCTGGCCACGCCCGAGCACCACGCCGGCCTCTACCGCAACCTGGGCGACTTCCGCTTCGAGCGCGTCGCGGTGCCCGCGCTGGAGCGCTTCGCCACCCGCTACAAGGAAGAGGGGCTGGCGGGCGGCGGCACCTTCGTGGACTGGGACGGGGACGGAGACGCGGACCTCGCGGTGGCGGTGGCCTTCGGGCCGGTGCGCCTGCTGCGCAACACGCTGCGCGAGACTGGCGTCGCGGGCTTCGAGGACGTGACGGTGGCGGCGGGGGTGGCGGACCACGCGGTGAGCCTGGGCCTCACCTTCCTGGACTACGACCGCGACGGGCACCTGGACCTGCTGGTGCTGAATGCGATGACGACGCACCTGCCGGACTACGCGCCGCCGGTGCCGCTCAACCTCTTCCGCCTGCCGGACGCCGAGCACCCTGGAGACAGGCGCATGTTCCGCTTCATGCACGACGGCTGGCACGACGCGGACAACGGCGGCCTCAAGGCGCTCTACCGGGGCCGGGGCGACGGCACCTTCCAGAAGCAGGACGCCGCCGCGCTGGGCCTGGGCGACACGCGCTGGTCGCTCGCGGTGAGCACGGTGGATATGAACCGCGACGGCTGGACGGACCTGTACGTGGCCAACGACTTCGGTCCGGACGACGTGTACCTCAACGAGGCCGGGCGCCGCTTCCGCCGCGTGGCGGGCCGCCTCTTCGGGGAGATTGGGAAGGACACGTACAAGGGCATGAATGCGTCCGTCGCGGACTTCGACCGCAACGGGTGGCTGGATGTCTACGTGTCCAACGTGCACCACTCGCTGCAGGCGGAGGGCAGCCTGCTGTGGATGCTGGGGCCGGGGAAGGAGCCCTTCGTCCCCACGTTCCGCGACGAGGCCACCTTCCGGGGCGCGCTCAACGAGCGGCGCTTCGGCTGGGGCGCGGCGGCCGGCGATTTGGACAACGACGGCTGGCCAGATTTGGTGCAGGCCAACGGCATGGTGGATGACCGGCTGGACGGGAAGGAGTGGCGCATCCCCGACGGCCAGCGGAAGGACTACTGGTACGTCAACCACAAGCTGATGCAGTCCGGGCCGGAGATGCACACGTACGCGGACAAGTGGGGCGACATCCGCGGGCGCACCATCTACCCGAACGAGGCGCGGCGCGCGTACCTCAACCTGGGCGACGCGAAGCCGGGGCACTTCGTGGACGTGGCGCGGGAGCTGGGTGTGGAGGAGCCGGAGAACTCGCGCGGCGTGCTGCTGGCGGACCTGGACGGGGATGGCGACCTGGACACGCTCATCACCAACCAGCACGCGCCGGTGTCCGTGTATCGCAACACGCTGCGGGACGGGGCGACCCCGGCCGCGCACTTCGTGGGCCTGTCACTGGTGGGCAATGGCACGGGCACGCACCGGAGCGCGGTGGGCACGCGCGTCGTCGTCTCCTATGACGAGGGCGGCCGGCGCGTGGAGCAGGTGCGCGAGGTGGGGCTGATGGGAGGCTTCTCCGCGTCGGCGGACCCCCGGCTGCACTTCGGCCTGGGGCGGCACGCGGGGCCGGTGACGGCACAGGTGCACTGGTATGGCGGCGGCGTGCAGCAGGTGACGCTGGAGCCGGACCGCTACCACGAGCTGCGGCAGCCGGCGGATGCCTCGGCGCTGCGCGGGAGCGCCCAGCCATGA
- a CDS encoding aromatic ring-hydroxylating oxygenase subunit alpha has translation MRQPLQLHPPQARPTANVDLEAEADLARCGALKDYWYVACLSPELKAGEPLARTLFGTGVVLFRDEQGRPTALRDRCLHRNARLSRGAVFGGRLGCPYHGWVYDASGAVVEVPSLGPTQKHELLDADACAREGLKPEPCQLGRLQRFPTVEQDGLVFVYLGGPDASKARAEPFRVPYQGQAGWTVYFMVTRFPNGVTNLVENFMDVPHTLFVHPGWFRKPASRRVPATVRRTAGSVLVTYKQEQDTVTGLGRLFNPRGLPLVHTDKYYVPNVTRVDYLWGEHGFVINSQCTPIGPTDSLVYTAISYRLPLDVPGALVARALKPLVRWYTRQVIQQDVVIMGIQREGLGDGPGGGVYSGTEADLHHADIEAYRRWLLEGGHGPGPEEAERDMAFWI, from the coding sequence ATGAGACAGCCCCTGCAACTGCACCCGCCCCAAGCCCGCCCCACCGCCAACGTGGACCTGGAGGCGGAGGCCGACCTCGCCCGCTGTGGCGCGCTCAAGGACTACTGGTACGTGGCCTGTCTCTCCCCGGAGCTGAAGGCCGGCGAGCCGCTGGCGCGCACCCTCTTCGGCACGGGCGTGGTCCTCTTCCGCGACGAGCAGGGCCGCCCCACCGCGCTGCGAGACAGGTGCCTGCACCGCAATGCGCGCCTGTCGCGCGGCGCCGTGTTCGGCGGCCGCCTCGGCTGCCCGTACCACGGCTGGGTCTACGACGCGTCCGGCGCGGTGGTGGAGGTGCCCTCGCTGGGGCCCACCCAGAAGCACGAGCTGCTGGACGCGGACGCCTGCGCGCGCGAGGGCCTGAAGCCCGAGCCCTGCCAGCTGGGCCGGCTCCAGCGCTTCCCCACGGTGGAGCAGGACGGGCTCGTCTTCGTCTACCTGGGCGGCCCCGACGCGTCGAAGGCGCGCGCCGAGCCCTTCCGCGTCCCGTACCAGGGGCAGGCCGGGTGGACCGTGTACTTCATGGTGACGCGCTTCCCGAACGGGGTGACGAACCTCGTCGAGAACTTCATGGACGTGCCGCACACGCTCTTCGTGCACCCGGGCTGGTTCCGCAAGCCGGCGAGCCGGCGCGTCCCCGCCACCGTGCGGCGCACGGCGGGCAGCGTGCTGGTGACGTACAAGCAGGAGCAGGACACCGTCACCGGGCTGGGGCGCCTGTTCAACCCGCGCGGCCTGCCGCTGGTGCACACGGACAAGTACTACGTGCCCAACGTCACCCGCGTGGACTACCTGTGGGGCGAGCACGGCTTCGTCATCAACTCGCAGTGCACGCCCATCGGCCCCACGGACAGCCTCGTCTACACGGCCATCAGCTACCGGCTCCCGCTGGACGTGCCGGGGGCGCTGGTGGCCCGGGCGCTCAAGCCGCTGGTGCGCTGGTACACGCGGCAGGTCATCCAGCAGGACGTGGTCATCATGGGCATCCAGCGCGAGGGCCTGGGTGACGGGCCCGGCGGCGGCGTCTACTCTGGCACCGAGGCGGACCTGCACCACGCGGACATCGAGGCGTACCGGCGCTGGCTGCTCGAGGGCGGCCACGGCCCGGGCCCCGAGGAGGCCGAGCGCGACATGGCCTTCTGGATTTAG